Part of the Danaus plexippus chromosome 23, MEX_DaPlex, whole genome shotgun sequence genome is shown below.
atggatatatatacataataaagatattatatacaaaaaattatatacatatttacataaataaaataacaaaaatattttttctaaataatgttcataaaataaaaataaaaaataaatttaatatttagctcTAAACCTACTTAAATAAATGGTTAAcactacaaataaattaaataaataattctgaaaTCACCAAAAACTACCCGTAAACGAACAGAATAATTACTAAGTACagcaaaataatcaaaatatcttattaaaaacataagcaTTTGTTTTCTAtcgtcttatttttaaattccttccATAACTAGAATGACCGTATCCTTCATCGTGACCAGCGTATACGGGTTTTGCTATGACTTCATACGTCGATGACTTGCCCCCTGTCAGAGACTTTAGACCGATGATCCCTGACAACAGAAGGGACATCATTGCTGTCATGAGAGCCTTTCCTGCTAATAACGCAAGAGCACCGAGTCCTATAGTCATTAAAGTACCTGTGACAAAAaagatttgtaaatatttgatttgaaaaGTAAAGTTTACGTAAGAAagaacacatatatattgcaGAATCAATGACAAAATAAGCTTTTCTCTAAATGATCATTTGGAGTCAAAGacaaaagaattaatttctattattatcaaGCTTACGATCTTGTCGTCTCGCTTCTATTTATCTACagacaaaacataaaatttttatgttgacgtaacgaataaaaaaataaaatgtaagagaCACATAAACAATTCGTCTCAAGAATATTATGGCGCAgagaaatgttattaaatcaaattgctatttaaaataatactaaagttGACACAAaagcaatataattaatatatgtgacACGTTCCATTAGTAATcgtaaaacaatttgtaaagtaatacgttattttaataataaaaccaaagGTGGACACTAAATGGAGTCAATTGGCTGAAAGCTCTAAGTTGTCTGATCTTTTCTTGAAGAATACCAGACAACACTCATATGGATGttggaaattttgttttccttttatttaaaataaatatgacaggTCTTTTAACTGTTACTCCAAAAGGAAGTTTTACAATTCTCATTATactactaataatttaattttaaacattaaatgtctATGATGAAGATCACGAacagtgtatttttttatattattactacttTCATTGATTATATAGCTTCTTGtcagtaataatataagaattgtTACCCACGGAAATTATGTACTTACCCTTCATCATCATAGCAGCAACAACTAATCCACCCATACCGCCTTTCTTGCCGCCCCCCAACATGTCTCCTTTCCCACGACCTTCACTCATCATAGCTCGAGCCTCTTCAGTTGCACCACTGTCCATCAATCTCAGCTTCACTGAATGGTTGTCCAGATAACTTCCCAATCTATACAAAAGATATTTGTCCAATCTCTCCTCGGGTTTCGAAGGGAACGCCCTCGCAAGATCAGCAGCGAACTCCTCGGCCTTACTATCATTTTCCTTAGATTCTTTCACAACACTGATTCCTGGCAACAAATTCAGTTCATCCCTCGAACTCAATTTCTCCAACACTGATATTGCTTCTATTTTCAAACACGTAACACTAAAAATGCCGTTTGAACAATCCTTTCTCAACGATTTCGATGTATTCTCCGCTGTTGGTTCTATTGAATTCTGATCAGTGCGAGGATTTGGCAAAGCCGACGCCAGTCCAAGAACTAACAAAAacctatacatatttataacaatacgtCTGTTTTCAAACGAACGaagttattatttgataagatTTGAGTTCTGTTCTCCTTTTATATGCTTCATGTAGTTTAATCATTGATACTGAGAGGCTTGcctctattattttttcatagaaGGTTGAttacaataagtaaaaaataaatgtaagcaAATATATTCTCTATATACTCACCATAAGATTGATATTCGATGTCAGCTTGCtgtttcaaagtttttgtacTTTTTCGTAAGTAGTTCACTTTTAGAGGGGACcgttaaatatagtttaatctagaaattaaataatactaaagcTTTCTGAATTTCAATAATCTTAATACAATGgttataaattgtttcattcattttttttttcaaaaaattttgacgtattgt
Proteins encoded:
- the LOC116774990 gene encoding uncharacterized protein LOC116774990, whose amino-acid sequence is MYRFLLVLGLASALPNPRTDQNSIEPTAENTSKSLRKDCSNGIFSVTCLKIEAISVLEKLSSRDELNLLPGISVVKESKENDSKAEEFAADLARAFPSKPEERLDKYLLYRLGSYLDNHSVKLRLMDSGATEEARAMMSEGRGKGDMLGGGKKGGMGGLVVAAMMMKGTLMTIGLGALALLAGKALMTAMMSLLLSGIIGLKSLTGGKSSTYEVIAKPVYAGHDEGYGHSSYGRNLKIRR